The following coding sequences are from one Nicotiana tabacum cultivar K326 chromosome 1, ASM71507v2, whole genome shotgun sequence window:
- the LOC142161896 gene encoding uncharacterized protein LOC142161896, with translation MTNENQTNGSVAGTVAAVTSRSTPAHAMAPAEKPGKFSGIDFKRWQMKMLFYLTTLSLQRFIKEDPPVMADNTPDDERLVVTEAWKHSDFLCKNYILSCLEDGLYNVYSVMETSKALWNALEKKYKTEDAGLKKFVAARFLDFKMIDTRSVITQVQELQVIVHDLLAEGMVINEAFQVAAFIEKLPPLWKDFKNHLKHKRKEMTLEDLIVRLRIEEDNKNAEKKSRGNSTIMGANEKVT, from the exons ATGACGAATGAAAACCAAACTAATGGAAGTGTTGCGGGAACGGTTGCTGCTGTTACAAGCCGTTCTACTCCTGCTCAtgctatggcaccggcagaaaaacccggaaagttTTCCGGGATTGACTTCAAACGTTGGCAAATGAAGATGCTCTTCTATCTTACTACGTTGAGTTTGCAACGTTTCATCAAGGAGGATCCTCCGGTCATGGCTGATAATACTCCGGATGATGAACGACTTGTTGtaactgaagcatggaaacattctgatttcttgtgcaaaaactacatattgagttgtttggaagatggcttgtacaatgtctatagtgtcatggaaacttcaaaagcaTTATGGAATGCACtagagaagaagtacaagactgaggatgccggacttaagaagttcgtggctgcaaggtttttggatttcaagatgattgacactaggtccgtcataactcaagtccaagaattacaagtcattgtgcatgacctccttgctgaag gtatggtcataaatgaggCCTTTCAAGTCGCTGCTTTCATTGAAAAGttacctccgttgtggaaggattttAAGAACCATCTTAAACACAAGCGGAAGGAGATGACACTAGAAGACTTGATTGTTCgtctgaggatagaagaagacaacaaaaatgCTGAAAAGAAGTCACGTGGAAACTCGACAATAATGGGGGCAAAC gaaaaggttacctaa